Genomic window (Vulpes lagopus strain Blue_001 chromosome 6, ASM1834538v1, whole genome shotgun sequence):
CCAAGGGTGGGCCCACTGGCCTTCTCTGACTGGGTCAGGAGGGGAAGCATTGTGCCAGAAGGGGCAGAGGATGCCAGCAGATGCGAGGCCAGGCCAGGTGCTCAGGTCCACCAAGCTGTCCCCAAGAGAGGTCCTGGGGGCTAGACCTAGCCTCTGTGAGCCCCTCTGGGGCATCAGCACCCTTGTTGGGAATAGGCTAGACCACACAGGCCCCAGGGCTTCAGACCCCGTCAAATCAAGCTCTCAAAACCCTGCCTATAACCCCAACCTCACACCACACCTGGGAACACGGTCTTGCTTAACAACACAGGGAATGGGATTCTACTAACACAGAGCCCTCCTGGTAACCCGGGCAGTCTTCTCCCAAGCTGGCATTGCTGGGCATCTGCAGGGGCAGCTTCCAGACCTGCGTTAGCCCTTAGACCGGCTTCAACATCACTCTCATTTTAcggatgagcaaactgaggccagAGCGCTCTGGCCCGGTGTGGCCATTCATTCATGcagtcaacacatatttattgagcatcgactctgtgccaggcccggggcgggggcgctcaGAGACGAATCATACACAGACCTCACCCGTGAGGCACTCACAGCCTGGCAGGGTGGCCGGTCACATCAAAGGACACTCACAATACAGTGTGGTCAGTGTGGTGTTAGAGGTAGCACAGGTGACCaagggagcacagaggaggggccCCTGGCCCGGccgggggtggcagggagggcttcctggaggaggtgacacctGAAGAGGGTTTTAGGAAGTGAGCGAGAGTTAGGGTGTGTGTGGCAGAGGGAGTGGCCTATGCAGAGAGGTCGGGGTAGGAGACGGCACATCTGGGCAGCAGCTAGGAGTTAGGCAGGGGCCAGTCCAGGAAGGGCGTGGAGTTAGCAGCGGACAGGGAGCTctggggggaaggaggggtgcGAAGCAGGTGGTGGTTGGCAGGGGGCCCGCTGGGAGCCAGCGTGGAGGGTGCCCCCaggggaagggggcggggagcggggtggGTGGCAGTGGGATTGCAGAGGAGCGTGGGTGCAGCCCTTGCCCAAGGAGTCCCATCCGCCCCAGGCCCGCTCAGCAGGGCGGCGGGGGTGCGGGCTGCCAGCCCCGGGGCTGCAGAGTGCACAGCACGGGGTCCAGCGGCTTGAGCGTGGCCTGCTCCTGCAGCCCGTAGCGCTGCCCGGGCACCAGCCGGAACTCCAGCCTCTGCAGCAGCTTGGCCATGACCACCTTCACCTCCATCTGTGTGCAGAAATGAGGCAGGGCGGGAGGCACGGGGCCTGACTGCGCAGCCAGCACTGCCGCTAGCTGGCCCGgcgccacccccctcccccagccccgggggTCCCAGGGCTCTGAAATGCCTCCTGGCCCAGGACAAGACGCCACCCCGGACAGCTGTGGGCAGAGAAGCCCACCCTGGCTTCCTACCTGAGCAAACTGCTGCCCAATGCAGGAGCGGGGtcccagagagaaggggaagtAGGTGAATCTCGGCCTGCAGGGAGAGAGGTGTCAGGAGGCTGCGGTGACAATCCCGTCCCTCCCCGGGGAATGGCTTTGGGCCAGGGCTGGGTTTTGCACACGCGGAAAACCTCAACAGCTGGCTCCCTTAAGCTCTGCAtcagcattttctcattttatcctcctCTGGAGCCTTCCAGAAGGAGCTGTTATTATCTCTGGTTCACAGAAGGAGGAACTCAGGATCTCACGGTCCAATGTCACTTCTGTGTTTGGCCGGTCACATGTCCAGTTCTGGGCAGAGCCTGGGCTGGACGCAGGTGGTCTGTCCCTGGAGCCTGGCCACCCCCACCACTGGACTTGAAGACACTCACCCCCATAGTAAGCTTGAGAGGGAGCCATTGGGTTCCCATTTCTCAGATAGGACCATCAAGGCAAGGGGAGGTGCGGTCTGTTGCCTGAGTCACGGGGCTTCCCACCACAAGGGACTGGTTATGAGCCTGGATGTTAGAACCAGTCTGAACCGGCCTCAAGCCCCAGCTCTGTGGCTACTGGCTGCgtgcccttgggcaagttacccaaCTTCCCTGAGCTGCCGTTGCCTCTCCGCTCAAGGGGGCAGAATAGGGCTCACAACTCCCTCTCAGTGATCTGGAAAGCTTTGTGGGCTCAGAGGGCATAGGCAGTTCAGACCAGTGGTCACTGGTCCATCCTTCTCCCGCATGCACAGCCTGAAGAGAGACTTACTTGGGTGCTTTGGGGCTGAAGCGATCGGGGTTGAAAGTCAGTGGGTCCTCAAAGTACGTGTCCATACGCCCCATGACGTAGGTGCTGAACTGCGGGGCACAGGATCCACTTGTCTCTGGTTCTAAAGATGAGCACCCTCACGTCTCCCCGACCCACCCAGTGACCAGGAGCCAGGTaggcccagccccctcccccactccacccGCCTGTCTGGGCCAGGGTGGGACTGCACTGGTCCTGGAGAGTGCCTAACAGGAAGGAAGGGGACAGCCCAGTGTGCCAAGGACCAGCTGGGTGTGCTACATCATCCCGTGTTTGGCACcgtcctggggggctggggggaggtggagggagcacaactatccctattttacagatgagaaaactgaggctcagagagaggttCACGACTTGCCTGAAGTCACCCGGCAAATAACTAGCCAAACTGAGATTCAATCTCAGGTCTGCTTCCAGAGCatctttctggggatccctgagaGCTGTTATTCTGCACAAGGCTTGCTtcggggtggagggggaggcagaggagccccaggcccccacTAGCCTTTTGGTGCATGCAACATCGCTCCCTACTGGGCTTAGGGTTCCATGCCCCTGGACATGCCCCCCATAACGAGGGCTCTGGGTGCCAACCTCTGCCTCTTTACTCCTGCACTAAAGAGCTCCCTGAGCCCGCTCTGCCCCCGGTTCTCTGTGCCGGGGTGAAGGGAGGGCCCAGAACTCACCTCTAAAAAGTAGAGAGGGGTCTGAGATCAGCaaaagcacctactgtgtgctctgGATTTTTGCCAGACACGTGACGGACACTATTCTTTGACTCTTCTCAGTAAGCTGTGACTCAGGAGTCATCATCCCCATCCTACAAGGAGggcactgaggcccagagatgacCCGGCCTGCCAGAGCGGGGCCGGGATTGGAGCCGGGCTGTGCCCACTCAAGACCCACACCCACACCCGTACACCTGCCCAGCCAGAGGTAAGGGCATTCTAAAGCACCACCTGGGTCACTCAGGCAGGTGGTCCTGGACAGGGgtgttaatttaaaagaaaaaagaaaaggagcagataaacagaataaagagccacACATCAGGAAGCTTTGATACCTGCTGGAGGAGGAGTGATAGAGTCCTGGGGAAGCCCAGCTGGGGGTGCCTAATAGGACCAGAAGCATGTCACTTCCTTTGTGAATAAAAACAGAACAGGTGCTGcgatgggctgaactgtgtccccctaaaattctTATGTTAAAGTCctgacctcagaatgtgatcgtATTTGGAGATAGTCTCCTTAAAGAGATAATCAAGATACAATGAGGTCATTAGGGCGGGCCCTCCTCCAGTctggctggtgtccttataagaggagattaggacagacacacacagaagaggccgtggaagctccctgcatggggcctgcttctccctctgcctctgtctctgcctctttctctgtctctaatgaataaataaataaataaaatcttttttaaaaagaagaagaagaagaagaggcagTGCAGGATCGGGCAGGAAGGTGGCCATCtggaagccaaggagagaggcctcgggAGAAGCCAACCCTGCCGACACCTCAATCTCGGacccccagcctccagaaccgggAGAAAGTGCATTTCCACTGCTAACCACCACCATCCTCACCCAAACCTCCCTGTCTGTGGTGCTTTGTTCTGGGAGCCCCCAGGAAACAAAACCAGATCCCTACCTCATACTGTACACAAAATCAACTCTGGGTAATAGGAACTTAActtgcaaaagaaaaatgtgaaattgggacgcctcggtggctcagtggttgagcgtctgtcttcggctcaggttgcgacccgggggtcctgggatcgagtctcttctcctccctctgcctgtgtctctgtctctctctgtgtgtctctcgtgaataaataaataaaatcttaagaaaaatgtgaaactgTTGGAAGACAATGTAAGGGAGTATGCTGACctcaggatggggagggggtggggggctccctcAGGCAAAACAAGAGAATAGACcactaaaaaattaagaacttcaaaGCATTGAAAACGCTTTAAAAGAGAAGCCACAAATCTAAAGATGACATTCGCAGCACACATACCTGACAGAGGATTACCATGAATTCCTAAAGAGAGCTCAGCATAGCGATGAGGCAGGCCAGAGGAGGAAAGGGGGCACGGGCTGCAAGCCTCACCAGTCACCAGGAAGGGGCTCAAGACCACAAGGAGATACCTTCCTCGCAATTATTTGGCAAAAAAATAAGAAGCTGGGCCACACTAGGTGTTGGAAGGATAAGGATCAGCGTTGGTGGGCGTCTGGGTTGGCATGGGCGCTCTGGAAAACGCTCTGGCGCTGGTTTACCAAGTTGATCACTCAGACGTCCCACACCCCAGCCCTCCTGCCCCGTCTGCTCGGGCCACGAGAGAGCAGGAACCTGGGCACCTCTCGGATGCCCACTGACCCAGAATCGACGATGGGGTCGACGAGCAGAACATGACGCAGCAGTACAATGAGGGCCCGCACGCACATAGCAATCCTAGGACCTAGCACCACGCGGACGTGTACGTCCACACACTCAGACACGAAAAGGCGAGGTGATGGCAAGCACACAATTCGGGACGGTGGTTGCTTCTGGAGGGAAGCAGGACGGTGACACATCCGGGAGGTCGGGGTGCAtgatgaggaaataaatgaatgggtgtgCCAACAAAGAAACGACAAGTAGGGGGGCCTGGGGTGCTTGGTCTCGGTTGAGcctcggactcttggtttcagctcaggttgtgatcttagagacaggagatcgagccccgcatcaggctcagcgtggagcctgcttaagattcttttctgcctctacccctccccgcctctctgctttccctcactctacaaagaaaatgaaaaaaaaaaagaaaaagaaaaaagaaaatgaaaggaacaaagaaaggacAGGAGGGAAAGTCACTCTCAGTAGGAGAAGAAGGGgctgtgggaggagagagaaggaattgGACAGCCTGGGGTCAGCTCTGAAACTGGGCACATCTTCTATCTGCCCCTTGccggctgtgtgacctcaggaaagtgacctaacctctctgagcctcagtgtcctcagatGGAAGCAGGGTGTCTCCCTTCCAGAATCATCCACTGTAACCTGACACTGGACAGTGTGGAAGGGAAGAAAGATCTCACACGGTCATGGTGAAACTCAAATGAGCAACCCTAGTGGTGACCACAGGACCGCGGACATCCCCAACCTCAGAGCTTGGTCACcctggggcgggcggggagggagggcccCCACACACCAGGAGCGGGGTGTTGCCGGGCACTCTGACCCCATCGATCAGGGTCTCCTCCTCCAGCAGGCGGAAGGTACCCCACGCTGGTGGGTACAGCCTCAGCGACTCCTTGAGAACCTACGGAAGCCACGTAGGGAGATAGGGAGTCAGGAGGTCCCCCAGACTGTGCCAGGGGCGTGCCCCAGGCCCATCTTTGCTCCCACTCACACAGCTGTCCAGGACTGGGTCCCGGGCCCCCGCAAAATTAGCCTCGTTCTCTCGTCCAACCCCTCCTGTCatggatggagaaactgaggcccgaaAGAAGGAGGTTGTGCAGAACGACCATGGCAGAGCCTGGACCAggacccaggcctccctctgcaTCAGGGCACCACCATCCCAGAGGAGCCTTCCCCAGCTCAAGTCAGGCCTCCTGCTGTGCTTGGTCATtggggagcagaagggaggggagggaaggggaggggaagagaggggtgAGCTGAGTCTAGGCCCTGTCAGGGAGCTTGAGGCTCCTGGAAGTACCCGGCCTCCCTGGGACCTGCAAACAGCACCACCGCCCTCTTCAGTCAGGGGCTGCTCTCCCAAGCACCCACATGCACCCAGAActttctctcctgccccccacaCCTGGGACAGGTATTGCAGCCTCCCCAGATCGTCACAGTCAAGGTGCCGCTTAGAACCGATGACCTCGTCCACCTCGGCCTGCAGCCTGTTGGGTCAGATAAAGACAAGCTCATCCCTGAGCAGAGGTTCCCCCCTACTAAGGTTAAGAAGGTGGAGAGAGCCACCTGGCGCTCCCCCTGACCACCCCCACATCTAAACCAAGATGCCTGAGCAGTTGGGAAGCAGTTCCAGGGCCTTACAATAGTCCCCCTCTGTGCTTGCTGCTTGGAACACGCTGCAGAAAATAAAACGCACCACGGAACCAGCTCTTTGCACCGTGGCCTGTGTCAGCCTGGTGCACAGCAGCCAACAGCTGGAGGCAGAATGAGCAGGGCAGGCAAGCCAGCTGAGTAAGCCCCAAGATGTGCGCTGTTAGAGAACATGCGGTATTAAAAGTGGATTTGGACCACTTCACACCCGTGAGGAAGGCTGTGATCAGAGGGCAGAAGGagcaagtgttagcaaggatgtggagaaatcggaACCCTCGTGCGCTGTCGGTGGGAACGTAACAGGTACAGGTGTAGATGGAAAAAGGGCATGGCTggtcctcaaaaaatgaaatgtagaaCTGCCACAGGCTCCAGAAATTCCACTCTGGGTGTATGTGCCCCCAGATTGAACGTAGGGTCTCGTAGATACTTGTACaccattattcacagtagccgaAGGGCGGAAGCAACCCGAGTGTCCATCACCAGGCGAATGGATCaacaaaatgtggtctgtccATACGAGAGAATATTATTCGGACAAGCAGGGAAGCTCTAACACCTGCTAAACCACGGGTGGACCTTGAAGACATTTTGCTGGGATAAGGCAGACAAATAGGTCAACTACTGTGTGATTCCAGTTATGTGATGTGTCCGGAGGAGTTAGGTTCATGGAAACAgaggcgcctgggcggctcagcggtttagcgtctgctttcggcccagggtgtgatcctggagtcccgggttcaagtcccacatcgggccctttgcctggagcctgcttctccctctgcctgtgtctgtgcctccctctgtgtgtctctcatgaacacataaataaaatctttttaaaaaactcatggAAACAGTAGAATGGGGGTAATGGGGGGCCAGGGCTGAGGGGGATGGGAAGCTAGTGCTTACTGGGGACAGTGTCAGTTGCaatgatgagaaagttctggaaacggaggtggtggttgcacagcaATGGGgatgtgcttaatgccactgagctAGGCccttaaaagtggttaaaatgggaaattgtgtgtatgtatgtatgtatgtgtgttgtgtgtttgtgtgtgtgaatatgtatCCGCAACATCAAAAACAGTGGAttttgaggatccctgggtggctcagcggtttggtgcctgccttcggcccagggcgtgatcctggagtcccaggatcgagtcccacatggggctccctgcatggagcctgcttctacctctgcctgtgtctctgcctctctctctctctctctctctctctctgtgtgtctctcataaataaataaataaaatctttaaaaaaaaagagtggatttGGGAGAAGAATTTACAACAACGTGGGGCGATGTTTTAAAACACACGGTGAAATTCCGTAGTTAATTGTGAATTGCTCCTAAGGGCTGGGGCAGCGGGTGGAACTACAATtattaattttactattatttactaataattgctattattattttaacttttctgcttttcccaaatttttagagaaaatattactattataGAGATATTTAAAACCCCAACCATTTTATAGTCGCAGGTGATCGTTCACACGATCACCCTTGGATGTTGCTGCTTCACAGCTGTGATCAAGGCTTTCcccggccccggagcccccacCCCCGAGCCTGTCGGGGTTTTCAGAGTGCTTTCATGTTGGCACAGCTGGTCCGTGCGACGGTCCTCGAGGGAACCTGTTTGTGTTTAAGGAAACCAATGGGCCAGCTCAAATGCCATCTCCTGGAGCCCTCCTTTGTCTCACCAGCTGAGGACGAGCCATTCCTCCACACTGAGTGGGGGTTCTGCTCAGTTCTCGGGGCCAGCCCCCCACCAAGCACTGAGCACAGCATGGGGAGGGAAAGAGCCACGGTCCCTGCTTTATCGGAACTTCTAGTTTCATGACTAAAATAGACTCAAAGCAGAGAGTCCCAGGAGAAGATGCATTCATGAGCTGGGAGGAGTCTAGGGGGGGAAGATGCAGAAGGACTACTTGAGGGGTGGGAGAAGGCTTCTGTGGGGGTGGACAGGGAGTTCTCCAAGAaaaaagcagggagaggagctcCACAAGAGGGActggcatgtgcaaaggccctggggtgaagaGAAACAGGACACGCTGGAGGAGGCTCAGCCGTGGGAGGCTGGAGCTGGTTGTCTTCTAGGAGTAAGACATCAGACAGTCCCTTCACCAGCTTCCAGGggatccacccccccccctccaagaCTCCCCATTCCATACCTCGCCAAGATCTCAGGCTGGCGGGACAGCTCCATCACCGTGAATGCCAAATGATTGGCAGAGGTCTCGTGGCCTGTGGGAAAGGAGAACAGGACTTACACATGGGCCCAGCCCCACTGCCTCTGAGACCCCCAAGCCCTCGGTGGCAGTTcaggcccccccctccccctgcagctgAGCTGGGCGCACAGATATGAAGGAGACAAGCTGCCCACCCATAGAGCCCCTGTGCCAGCCAGTAAGTAGCCTCTGCCCCCATGCATCCAGTTTTCACACCCTTAAAGCTCCTTCCTCCAACCATGCTTGAGCCTTGACTGGCCTGGAGGGATTTTCATCCCCAGTTTGCCCAAGACAAAGCTGAGGCTGAGAGTAGAGTGTCTCTCTCAGGCCACCCAACAGGAACTGGGATTCAAGTCAAACAAGGCTTCCCTGTGTTGTCTCCAGGCCACAGGCACCACccctgaggcctggagaggaCGCACCTCCAGCGTCATGACTGGGCCGATGGGGGGCTTCTGCCCGAGAGGGCAGGGTTTGTGCAGGAGGACCAGTTCTGAGTTCTGGCTGCACCCGGTCCAGTCCAAAGCCTCCAGCTAGGCCAGGAAGGGAACACCTGAGTCCCATGCATTCCCTCTGCAGGGGTAAGTGGCTTATTAGGGGGCAACCACTGccagccaggggcctggggcGTGCTGGCCTCCGGAGCCTATACTTGGTGGCCAGTAGGTGTGGTGTCTGCACACAGGGTGCAGGGGTGGAGCTGTAGGAACTGAAGGGGGTCACTAAACCCTAGTTGGTGGGCTGGATGGAAGTCTGGGGAGCCCCTCCAGGCCTCCACTTTAGAGATGAGGCACCAGGCCTGGGGCCACAGCGCCGACCCTGGAGGAGCCCTATCCAGCACCTGGGTTCCCAGCTCTCAGGATGAGGCCGGTCATTCTTTGTCCAGCCCACACTTTGTGAGGTGGGAACAGGGAACAAGGCCCTGAAGTCTAGCTCTGACCCCAACTCTCTCTCCAGGGCATCTGGGAGTCTGCGTGCacgtccctcctcctccccatcctcgaggtggccctcctcctctctcaggccttttcttcctcttgcGGGAGAGGCAGGCTTGCGTGCTCCCTCCTCCAAAAATCTACTGGCCCCTGGCTCACCAGGCCTGCAATCTGGCGAGGAAGACCTTGGGCCTCCTAGAATTGCCACAGTGAGTATGGGGTGTAACCCTGGGAGTCGTGGGCAGAGAAGAGCTCTGGGTGCCGTGGAGAGCTTCTACCTGGGAGCCTGGGGCAATCGGGCAATCACTGAGGGCTTCCCCAAAGAAGAGGTATGTGAGGAATCACTGAAGGATAAGAAGTTTTCTGGATAAAGAAagatgctcaaaaatatttgatgGGGGGTGcgtgggcggctcagtcggtgaagcatctgcctttagctcaggtcatgatctcagggtcctgggatcgagccccgtgtcaggctccctgctcagcgaggagcctgcttctccctctgcccccctaccTCCTCaggctcgttctctctctctctctctctctctctcaaataaataaacaaaatctctaaaaaaatatttgatgagcGAAAGAATGAAGTTTCCTGGCACATCTTTTCGTGCTGGTCTAACAGGGCCTCCCCACAATCCTGGGTGGGGCGGAGCCCTGAGTCCACGCGGCCAAGCTCTGCTGAGCGCAGCAAGGCAGCTCCATGACCCCTCACAGTTGCCAGCTCCATGAGCAGCTCAGCGGCCCCCGAGAAGGCCCCCTGGACCTCCCCGAGCAGAGAGAGccccccccagctcagcccctCCGCCCCTCAGCCCTGCAGCGGAGCTCTGTGCAGACAGCCCGAGACACCTCCCGGAGTCAAGGTTGAGGGTGGTGCCCGGTGGCCACCACCTCAGCAAAGCCCAAGCCCTCGGCCTCACCGCCCAGCTACCAACCAGCAATGAAGAAGGTGACGAAGTTGTCCAGCAGGATCTCATCGTCCTGGGCTCCCTCTTCAGCTGAAAGACAAGGAGGGTTCAGGGCCCAGCCGCGGACGCCTGCCTCCCtcgtgccccccgccccctccgcccgccGCTCAGCAAACAACCAAAGCCCTTCTCCCCGAAGCCAGGGGGAGACCCCCGGAGTGGAGCGCGGTCAGCCACCCAGACAGGTGGCACCCCTGCCACCCAGCCCGTCCCGCGGCCCACGCGGGAGCCCTCGGACCTTTGAGGATCTGTGTGAGGATGTCGGCAGGGACGTCCTCCCCCCTCTTCAGGGCCTCCCGGCGCCGCTGGACCCAGTCCTTGCCAACCTGGCGCAGAAAGCGAATGCTCTCTCGGATCTCGCGGAGCTGCTTCCACTTCCCTGGCATAAACTGAACAAGAACTCCCACTCAGGGCGCCGACCGAGCGCGTGGgtcaacctctccctctcccccagctccaaAACGCCTTTAGGAACCCACAGCAGCACCGGCAAGCTGGGAGGTGGGAAGATGGCAAGAACATTCTAGAACAGATAAAGCAGCCAAGGAGACTTGATCGACACGGCAGGCTGAGCCCAAACACCGCTCCCCCTTCCTGTACCAAATCCCTAGGTGGGATGGGAAGGATGCCCAGAAAATAAGAAGGGATCCCTGAAGGATGGAGGTGGCTAGACTGTGTGGAAGGAGGAAACCACAGCCAGAGGGGAGTGAGGCAGAATCAAGTGCAGAAAAGACGGGGTGGCATCAGGGGACTCCAAGCTCAGGGGCTGAAGTCCCCAGGACCAGGAGGGGGCCCTGGGCATCTATCTGGGAATCAAGGAccacctttctcctttcttcctccttcatgcCCGGGGTGATGgctggagctgcagcagcca
Coding sequences:
- the LOC121492487 gene encoding cholesterol 24-hydroxylase, which codes for MSPGLLLLLGSAVLVAFGLCCTFVHRARSRYEHIPGPPRPSFLLGHLPYFWKKDEVCGRVLQDVFLDWAKKYGPVVRVNVFHKTSVIVTSPESVKKFLMSTKYNKDSKMYHAIQTVFGERLFGQGLVSECDYERWHKQRRVMDLAFSRSSLVSLMETFNEKAEQLVEILEAKADGQTPVSMQDMLTCTTMDILAKAAFGMETGMLLGAQKPLSRKVKLILEGITASRNTLAKFMPGKWKQLREIRESIRFLRQVGKDWVQRRREALKRGEDVPADILTQILKAEEGAQDDEILLDNFVTFFIAGHETSANHLAFTVMELSRQPEILARLQAEVDEVIGSKRHLDCDDLGRLQYLSQVLKESLRLYPPAWGTFRLLEEETLIDGVRVPGNTPLLFSTYVMGRMDTYFEDPLTFNPDRFSPKAPKPRFTYFPFSLGPRSCIGQQFAQMEVKVVMAKLLQRLEFRLVPGQRYGLQEQATLKPLDPVLCTLQPRGWQPAPPPPC